From a single Nicotiana tomentosiformis chromosome 2, ASM39032v3, whole genome shotgun sequence genomic region:
- the LOC138904651 gene encoding uncharacterized protein: MTVGDSIIGDRVYRSCVVTINGFDIVVDLMLFDMVDFEVILGMEWLSLYHALLDYHAKTMTLSMLGLPRLEWRRTLGHSTSRVVSNLKAQHMVEKECLAYLSYIHDFSVEVPSMDSIRVLSEFPEVFPTYLASMQPGKDIDLFIYLVSGTQPIYIPPYHMAPTELKDLIDKLHDLLDKGFIRLSVSPRGAQMLFVKKKYGLMRMCIDYRKLN; the protein is encoded by the coding sequence ATGACGGTTGGGGATTCCATAATAGGTGATCGGGTGTACAGGTCTTGTGTTGTTACTATTAATGGTTTCGATATTGTAGTTGATCttatgttgtttgatatggtggattttgaggttATTCTTGGAATGGAATGGTTGTCCCTGTATCACGCTCTCTTGGATTACCATGCAAAGACTATGACTTTATCCATGTTggggttgcctagattggagtggagaaGGACTCTTGGTCACTCTACTAGTAGGGTGGTTTCAaatttgaaggctcaacatatggtcgagaaggagtGTTTGGCGTATTTGTCTTATATCCATGATtttagtgtggaggttccttctatggattcgaTACGGGTCCTGAGTGAGTTTCCTGAGGTGTTTCCTACATATTTGGCGAGTATGCAACCCGGCAAGGATATCGACTTGTTCATTTATTTGgtttcgggcactcaacccatttatattccaccgTACCATATGGCTCCAACTGAGTTGAAAGATTTAATAGATAAGTTGCATGATTTGCTTGACAAGGGGTTCATCAGATTGAGTGTTTCACCTAGGGGTGCGCAAATGTTGTTTGTTAAGAAAAAGTACGgattgatgaggatgtgcatagattatcggaaGTTGAACTAG